The proteins below come from a single Demetria terragena DSM 11295 genomic window:
- a CDS encoding TnsA-like heteromeric transposase endonuclease subunit, which produces MSAADLLDVGLRFADASGEWVSTTLGEVGVEPLLTAAPARGLRSRVGQRNYCGWHWSSTTGSHVGYESLLERDRLWMADFDPWVHGIVSQPFWLTGRDGREIRRHAPDFFFAGAEQEVVVVDVKPADLLDKPEVAEVFAWTGRLCAARGWRYEVWSGVDPTVLRNVRYVGAGRRREFVPEATLAAAMTVRAAGRVLGEVEAEVLALGHDAKAVRLAALAMIWHRDWVIDMTVPLSSGSVVRDAARCEVSGV; this is translated from the coding sequence GTGAGCGCGGCGGACTTGCTCGACGTGGGGTTGCGGTTCGCTGACGCGTCGGGCGAGTGGGTGTCGACCACGCTGGGCGAGGTCGGCGTTGAGCCTCTGCTGACCGCCGCGCCGGCGCGGGGCCTTCGGTCGCGGGTGGGGCAGCGAAACTACTGCGGTTGGCATTGGTCCTCGACGACTGGCTCGCATGTTGGGTACGAGAGCCTGTTGGAGCGTGACCGGCTGTGGATGGCCGACTTCGATCCGTGGGTGCACGGGATTGTGAGTCAGCCGTTCTGGTTGACCGGGCGCGATGGCCGTGAGATCCGACGGCACGCCCCTGATTTCTTTTTTGCCGGGGCCGAGCAGGAGGTCGTGGTCGTCGATGTGAAGCCGGCGGACCTCCTGGACAAGCCCGAGGTCGCCGAGGTGTTCGCGTGGACGGGTCGACTGTGCGCGGCGCGGGGCTGGCGTTACGAGGTGTGGTCTGGTGTCGACCCCACGGTGCTGCGGAATGTCCGGTACGTGGGTGCTGGTCGGCGGCGCGAGTTCGTGCCAGAGGCAACGCTCGCCGCGGCCATGACGGTGCGAGCGGCCGGGCGCGTATTGGGCGAGGTCGAGGCTGAGGTGCTCGCCTTGGGCCACGATGCCAAGGCGGTACGGCTGGCCGCGCTGGCGATGATCTGGCATAGGGACTGGGTGATCGACATGACTGTGCCGCTGTCCAGCGGCTCGGTGGTGCGGGACGCCGCGCGCTGTGAGGTGTCGGGTGTCTGA
- a CDS encoding DnaJ C-terminal domain-containing protein: MASQDWFEKDFYAILGVSKDASEGDIKKAYRKLARQWHPDQNPGDEAAEKRFKEIGEANAVLSDAEQRQEYDAVRQMAHGGARFTAGGPGGGAGGFDDIFSAFAGGQGGQGGPQMRFSQGGGQGINLEDILGGMQGGGSPFGRSYADYGAPAGPRRGRDVEARTSLTFRQAVTGDTITLRAAGGETVTARIPAGVKDGQKIRLRGKGEPGEPGASAGDLMLQVAVEPHPVFGRDGNNLTIDLPITFAEAALGATVEVPTLDGNPVKVRVAAGTPSGRTLRIKGRGVKSTKATGDLLARVQVIVPQRLTDEAKAAVEALRDQEGDTDPRADVVAKAST, from the coding sequence ATGGCAAGTCAGGACTGGTTCGAGAAGGACTTCTACGCAATCCTTGGCGTCTCCAAGGACGCCTCGGAGGGCGACATCAAGAAGGCCTACCGCAAGTTGGCGCGCCAATGGCACCCCGACCAGAACCCCGGTGATGAGGCTGCCGAGAAGCGGTTCAAGGAGATCGGCGAGGCCAACGCCGTGTTGTCCGATGCCGAACAGCGTCAGGAATACGACGCAGTCCGACAGATGGCGCACGGGGGCGCCCGCTTCACGGCGGGTGGTCCCGGCGGCGGCGCCGGGGGCTTCGACGACATCTTCAGCGCTTTCGCTGGCGGCCAAGGTGGTCAGGGCGGACCTCAGATGAGGTTCTCTCAGGGCGGCGGCCAAGGGATCAATCTGGAAGACATCCTGGGCGGAATGCAAGGTGGCGGCAGCCCCTTCGGCCGTTCGTATGCCGACTATGGCGCACCAGCCGGACCTCGGCGTGGTCGCGATGTTGAGGCACGAACGTCGTTGACGTTCCGTCAGGCGGTCACCGGCGACACCATCACGCTGCGCGCTGCGGGCGGAGAGACCGTGACCGCCCGAATCCCTGCTGGGGTCAAGGACGGTCAGAAGATTCGATTGCGCGGCAAAGGTGAGCCGGGGGAGCCTGGCGCATCCGCAGGCGACCTCATGTTGCAGGTCGCGGTCGAGCCGCACCCGGTGTTTGGCCGGGACGGCAACAACCTCACGATTGATCTGCCCATCACCTTCGCCGAGGCCGCGTTGGGCGCGACGGTCGAGGTGCCCACCTTGGACGGAAACCCGGTCAAGGTACGCGTGGCTGCTGGCACCCCCAGCGGGCGGACATTGCGCATCAAAGGCCGAGGAGTCAAAAGCACCAAGGCAACTGGCGACCTTCTCGCCAGGGTGCAGGTCATCGTTCCGCAGCGGCTTACCGACGAGGCTAAGGCCGCCGTCGAGGCGTTGCGCGATCAGGAAGGCGACACCGACCCGCGCGCCGACGTCGTGGCAAAGGCTTCGACATGA
- a CDS encoding DDE-type integrase/transposase/recombinase encodes MSEKVRLRVGDAVWWDGASWDLEALTGPSARLRRGDQVCVVSIDSLHTAASPDAQQSASDETGDVLTSVRLASLTPRARARLEQDVAVMVELMEPDPDVALSDRLRVKASELGVSVRTLERRLSRYEREGPAGLIDSRMLQPGRRAVDPRWDEVCRQVLTEYTDASNPTRGAVIARTNQVFLEEVPDGVLPSERTARRRVNELDKGRYTFGAAKQRRSVAQRPQGVFGRLQADRPGEFLVMDSTRLDVFAMEPITLRWVNLDLTVAMDLQNRRITGLSLRPVAARSSDVAGVLYQTMTPQRWGSGASADDQPPMVPDSIVVDHGKVYLSEHVASICRRFGISIQPAIPGKPTDKPTVERFFKTLRQQLLARLPAYKGPDVFSRGKDVEGQAFLYVSELEQILREWVGIYHHTPHAGLVDARLPQVPLSPAEMFARGVAQAGCHQLPVGEDLVRELLQVEWRTIQHYGIEIRGKRYNGAGLNRYRGRRSSFGGAHGGKWPFMVDADDVRWVYFKDPDEGVWHRLEWEHATGLDAPFSEDAAAYTRRLSVEEKRFVDPSDAVAQLLSDWSKQQVTNRRDRNLAVRLSAQRAHRDLEEGEEPRDAASDVGVIDLLQHRARRAGPALTGDPDDVFDAYYAEHPDGGLEVFDD; translated from the coding sequence GTGTCTGAGAAGGTCCGGCTGCGCGTTGGCGACGCGGTGTGGTGGGACGGCGCGAGCTGGGACCTCGAAGCGTTGACGGGTCCGTCGGCGCGGCTGCGGCGGGGCGACCAGGTGTGTGTGGTGTCGATCGACTCGTTGCACACAGCAGCCAGTCCGGATGCGCAGCAGAGCGCCTCGGACGAGACGGGCGACGTACTGACGAGTGTGCGGTTGGCCTCGTTGACCCCTCGTGCGCGGGCACGGCTGGAGCAGGACGTCGCGGTGATGGTCGAGCTGATGGAGCCCGATCCTGATGTCGCGCTGAGCGACCGCCTGAGGGTCAAGGCATCTGAGCTCGGCGTCTCTGTCCGCACCCTGGAGCGACGCCTTTCACGCTATGAGCGTGAGGGGCCGGCTGGGTTGATCGACTCCCGGATGTTGCAGCCCGGGAGACGTGCTGTCGATCCTCGCTGGGACGAGGTGTGCCGGCAGGTGCTTACGGAGTACACGGACGCGTCGAACCCGACGCGAGGTGCGGTGATCGCCAGGACCAACCAGGTGTTCCTGGAGGAGGTCCCCGATGGTGTGCTGCCCTCGGAGCGGACCGCGCGTCGGCGCGTCAATGAGCTGGACAAGGGGCGGTACACCTTTGGCGCCGCCAAGCAGCGTCGGTCGGTCGCGCAGCGGCCGCAGGGAGTGTTTGGGCGGCTGCAGGCGGATCGGCCGGGCGAGTTCTTGGTCATGGACAGCACTCGGCTGGATGTTTTCGCGATGGAGCCGATCACGTTGCGGTGGGTCAATCTCGATCTGACGGTGGCGATGGACCTGCAGAACCGGCGCATCACCGGGCTGTCGCTGCGGCCTGTGGCGGCGAGGTCGAGCGACGTCGCGGGCGTGCTGTACCAGACCATGACACCGCAACGTTGGGGCTCGGGCGCCAGTGCGGATGACCAGCCGCCGATGGTCCCTGACTCGATCGTCGTCGACCACGGCAAGGTGTATCTGTCCGAGCATGTCGCGTCGATCTGCCGCCGGTTCGGGATCAGCATCCAGCCGGCGATCCCGGGCAAGCCGACGGACAAGCCCACGGTGGAGAGGTTCTTCAAGACGCTTCGGCAGCAGCTGCTCGCCCGGCTTCCTGCGTACAAGGGCCCGGACGTGTTCTCCCGCGGCAAGGACGTCGAGGGCCAGGCGTTCTTGTACGTGTCCGAGCTGGAGCAGATCCTGCGGGAGTGGGTCGGGATCTACCACCACACTCCGCACGCGGGCCTGGTCGACGCGCGACTCCCTCAGGTGCCGTTGAGCCCGGCGGAGATGTTTGCTCGTGGCGTGGCGCAGGCGGGGTGTCACCAGCTGCCTGTGGGTGAGGACCTGGTGCGTGAGCTGCTGCAGGTGGAGTGGCGCACCATCCAGCACTACGGGATCGAGATCCGCGGGAAGCGGTACAACGGGGCTGGGCTGAATCGGTACCGCGGACGCCGCTCGTCGTTCGGTGGGGCGCATGGTGGCAAGTGGCCGTTCATGGTCGATGCCGACGACGTCCGCTGGGTGTACTTCAAGGATCCGGATGAGGGGGTCTGGCACCGATTGGAGTGGGAGCACGCGACCGGCCTGGATGCGCCCTTCTCCGAGGACGCGGCCGCGTACACGCGCCGGTTGAGTGTTGAGGAGAAGCGGTTCGTCGACCCCTCAGATGCGGTGGCGCAGCTGTTGAGCGACTGGTCCAAGCAGCAGGTCACCAACCGGCGCGACCGGAATCTGGCGGTGCGGTTGAGCGCGCAGCGAGCACATCGCGACCTTGAGGAAGGCGAGGAACCGCGCGACGCCGCGTCCGATGTCGGTGTGATCGACCTGCTGCAGCACCGGGCTCGGCGCGCGGGCCCGGCGTTGACGGGCGACCCGGACGATGTGTTCGACGCGTACTACGCCGAACACCCCGACGGCGGGTTGGAGGTGTTCGACGATTAG
- the dnaK gene encoding molecular chaperone DnaK: MGRAVGIDLGTTNSAVAFLDGDDSEIIANAEGGRTTPSVVAFSKTGDVLVGELAKRQAVTNVDRTIRSVKRHIGTDWSQEIDDRKYTAQEISARTLQKLKRDAESFLGEDVTDAVITVPAYFDDAERQATKEAGEIAGLNVLRIINEPTAAALAYGLDKGKEDELILVFDLGGGTFDVSLLEVGKDADDGFATIQVRATSGDNKLGGDDWDHAIVEHLLTTVKNTSGVDLSKDKIAMQRLQDAAEQAKKELSSSTSANVSMQYLSMGENGPIHLDETITRAQFEKLTASLLERTKKPFENVIKDAGVKVGDIDHIVLVGGSTRMPAVTAVVKELTGGKEPNKGVNPDEVVAVGAALQAGVLKGEKKDVLLIDVTPLSLGIETKGGIFTKLIERNTAIPTKRSEVFSTAEDNQPSVDIQVFQGERDIAKMNKLLGDFELSGIAPAPRGVPQIEVTFDIDANGIVHVSAKDRGTNKEASIQITGGSALPKEDIERMVKEAEEHAAEDKKRREETEGRNTAEQLVYSTEKFLGDSGDKVPGENKTEVEAALTDLKDALKDEATPAADIETKSKTLSDASQKMGAAVYAQAENADATPGADQAGETGSESTDDDVVDAEVVDESDEDSKGTK, translated from the coding sequence ATGGGACGTGCGGTAGGCATCGATCTCGGCACCACGAACTCAGCTGTCGCTTTCCTCGACGGCGACGACTCGGAAATCATCGCGAACGCCGAGGGCGGGCGTACGACGCCTTCGGTCGTCGCGTTCTCCAAGACGGGCGATGTGCTGGTCGGCGAGTTGGCTAAGCGCCAGGCCGTCACCAACGTCGACCGGACGATCCGCTCAGTCAAGCGCCACATCGGCACCGACTGGAGCCAAGAGATCGACGATCGCAAATACACCGCGCAGGAGATCAGCGCGCGCACCCTTCAGAAGCTCAAGCGCGACGCCGAGTCCTTCCTGGGCGAGGACGTCACCGACGCCGTCATCACGGTGCCGGCCTACTTCGACGACGCCGAGCGCCAGGCCACCAAGGAGGCCGGAGAAATCGCGGGCCTCAACGTGCTGCGCATCATCAACGAGCCGACGGCGGCGGCGCTCGCATACGGCCTCGACAAGGGCAAGGAAGACGAGCTCATCCTGGTCTTCGACCTCGGTGGCGGCACGTTTGACGTCTCCCTGCTCGAGGTTGGCAAGGACGCCGACGACGGCTTCGCGACCATTCAGGTTCGCGCCACCAGCGGTGACAACAAGCTCGGCGGTGACGACTGGGACCACGCGATCGTGGAGCACCTGCTCACAACCGTGAAGAACACCTCCGGTGTGGACTTGTCCAAGGACAAGATCGCGATGCAGCGTCTGCAGGACGCGGCGGAGCAGGCCAAGAAGGAACTCTCCTCCTCGACCTCGGCGAATGTGTCGATGCAGTACCTGTCGATGGGCGAGAACGGCCCGATCCACCTGGACGAGACCATCACCCGCGCACAGTTCGAGAAGCTCACCGCGAGCCTGCTCGAGCGCACCAAGAAGCCCTTTGAGAACGTCATCAAGGACGCCGGGGTCAAGGTCGGCGACATCGACCACATCGTGCTGGTTGGTGGCTCGACCCGGATGCCCGCCGTGACGGCGGTCGTCAAGGAACTGACCGGTGGCAAGGAGCCCAACAAGGGCGTTAACCCCGACGAGGTCGTCGCGGTCGGCGCGGCGCTGCAGGCTGGCGTGCTCAAGGGCGAAAAGAAGGACGTCCTGCTCATCGATGTCACCCCGCTGTCGCTGGGTATCGAGACCAAGGGCGGCATCTTCACCAAGCTCATCGAGCGCAACACCGCGATCCCGACCAAGCGCTCGGAGGTCTTCTCCACGGCTGAGGACAACCAGCCGTCGGTCGACATCCAGGTCTTCCAGGGTGAGCGCGACATCGCCAAGATGAACAAGTTGCTCGGCGACTTCGAACTCTCCGGCATCGCCCCGGCACCCCGCGGCGTACCGCAGATTGAAGTCACCTTCGACATCGACGCCAACGGCATCGTGCACGTTTCGGCCAAGGACCGCGGCACCAACAAGGAAGCCTCGATCCAGATCACTGGCGGCTCGGCTCTGCCCAAGGAAGACATCGAGCGCATGGTGAAGGAGGCCGAGGAGCACGCGGCTGAGGACAAGAAGCGCCGTGAGGAGACCGAGGGCCGCAACACCGCGGAGCAGCTGGTCTACTCGACCGAGAAGTTCCTTGGCGACAGTGGCGACAAGGTGCCGGGCGAGAACAAGACCGAGGTTGAGGCCGCACTGACCGACCTCAAGGACGCGCTCAAGGACGAGGCCACTCCGGCCGCGGACATCGAGACCAAGTCCAAGACCCTGTCTGATGCTTCGCAGAAGATGGGTGCTGCGGTCTATGCCCAGGCCGAGAACGCCGATGCTACGCCAGGCGCCGATCAGGCGGGCGAGACTGGCTCGGAGTCGACCGATGACGATGTCGTCGACGCCGAAGTGGTCGACGAGAGCGACGAGGACTCCAAGGGGACCAAGTGA
- a CDS encoding nucleotide exchange factor GrpE, protein MTDVNPTPAGSQEPAGEEPTIIRDRRRIDPETGEVRTPSASSEATEATSEPKLETETDDVAADPGLPEGETEAEGPLAAELQDELLREKAARHNERERFKRERSKDREASIGSVVESLLPVLDDVHYAREHGELAGTPFEKIADKLEAILGRYGVETIGAVGDPFDPSLHEALMHVEAEVPEGSEGTTVVQVIQPGFKIGDRVVRAARVSVADPV, encoded by the coding sequence GTGACAGACGTCAACCCCACCCCTGCCGGCTCGCAGGAGCCGGCAGGGGAGGAGCCCACGATCATCCGTGACCGACGTCGGATCGACCCGGAGACCGGGGAGGTGCGTACGCCGTCGGCAAGTAGCGAAGCGACCGAGGCGACCTCCGAACCCAAGCTCGAGACCGAGACGGACGACGTCGCCGCTGACCCGGGCTTGCCCGAAGGTGAAACCGAAGCGGAGGGCCCGCTCGCCGCTGAGTTGCAAGATGAGCTTTTGCGCGAGAAGGCCGCGCGGCACAACGAGCGCGAGCGTTTCAAACGTGAACGGTCCAAGGACCGTGAGGCGAGCATCGGGTCGGTCGTTGAGTCGTTGCTCCCTGTCCTGGACGACGTGCACTACGCACGTGAGCACGGCGAGTTGGCGGGCACCCCTTTCGAGAAGATCGCCGACAAACTAGAGGCGATCCTTGGCCGCTACGGCGTCGAAACGATTGGTGCCGTAGGCGATCCGTTCGACCCCTCGCTGCACGAAGCGCTCATGCACGTGGAAGCCGAGGTGCCCGAGGGCTCCGAAGGCACCACGGTGGTACAGGTCATCCAGCCAGGGTTCAAGATCGGTGACCGGGTTGTCCGCGCGGCCCGCGTCAGCGTCGCTGACCCGGTGTGA
- a CDS encoding ATP-binding protein, with protein sequence MQTAPRPRFEVLSRTAMDALSQEELEDYNEARMVWNANLPTVRTQQLEATYRVIDQVMASGRRDASSLRGMVVVDAHPGLGKTTAAPRYGRDFQRRELRRYGLETDEGHQRLPVAFVPLSAGMTLKSLNKKLLEFYGHPAASKSTRAELGSLAVDCVLSCETRLIIVDDLHFVNFRHRDGTEVSNHLKWLANEMPVTFVYVGVGLLERSFFDEGMDGTDAALAQTGRRATRCPVVPFTIKSTNGFRAWAELLEAFEKHLMLARAHPGMLSEHAKLLHRRTQGRIGSLTGLLDRACYVAITSGTERLTEQILTDVPIDNAADAGERTA encoded by the coding sequence GTGCAGACCGCGCCCCGGCCTCGCTTCGAGGTGCTGTCGCGGACGGCGATGGACGCCCTGTCCCAGGAAGAGCTGGAGGACTACAACGAGGCGCGGATGGTGTGGAACGCGAACCTTCCGACGGTGCGCACCCAGCAGCTGGAGGCGACGTACCGGGTCATCGATCAAGTCATGGCGTCTGGGCGTCGTGACGCCTCCAGCCTGCGTGGCATGGTCGTGGTGGACGCCCACCCGGGCTTGGGCAAGACGACCGCAGCGCCCCGGTACGGGCGCGACTTCCAGCGGCGCGAGTTGCGCCGGTACGGGCTGGAGACCGACGAAGGCCATCAGCGCCTCCCAGTGGCATTCGTGCCACTGTCCGCGGGCATGACGCTGAAGAGCCTGAACAAGAAGTTGCTGGAGTTCTACGGGCACCCCGCCGCATCCAAGTCCACGCGGGCCGAGCTCGGCTCGCTGGCGGTGGATTGCGTCCTCAGCTGCGAGACCCGACTGATCATCGTGGACGACCTGCACTTCGTGAACTTTCGCCATCGTGACGGCACCGAGGTCAGCAATCACCTGAAGTGGCTTGCCAACGAGATGCCGGTCACGTTCGTCTACGTCGGTGTCGGGTTGCTTGAGCGGAGCTTCTTCGACGAGGGCATGGATGGCACGGACGCCGCGCTGGCGCAGACGGGTCGCCGCGCGACGCGCTGCCCGGTGGTCCCGTTCACGATCAAGTCCACGAACGGCTTCCGTGCCTGGGCCGAGCTGTTGGAGGCATTCGAGAAGCACCTCATGCTGGCCCGGGCCCACCCGGGCATGCTCAGTGAGCACGCGAAGCTGCTGCACCGCCGCACCCAGGGGCGGATCGGGTCGCTGACCGGTCTGCTGGACCGGGCCTGTTACGTGGCGATCACCTCGGGCACCGAGCGATTGACCGAGCAGATCCTGACCGACGTCCCGATCGACAATGCCGCCGACGCCGGCGAACGCACCGCGTAG
- a CDS encoding TniQ family protein: protein MPPTPANAPRSSAGASRSAQRRRLSAIPGGDISRLPVAVRPLEDEPATSWAVRLAHRYGLSVRAMFDSMQVPVSSWTPANFAAALAPHHQRLLDALGMPDGPLLRPAQEAIAVSALVEDWFERYRPRQTREPLGTRYCPRCLADRGGGWKQLWQQPLSMICIEHGIPLNSLCPKCAWQPWTSGAWLASDRPAWECTRPLRGVQAGHRRRIPRCGQDLREAEVVEPSRVDRLVRVQSLLYDIAVIGHTRPAERHRFLGQEFTYRDAFFAVLELLDASSTDGAKPFSLKPDPIEQLRLVLPRLTLLLEGDVSVAAPKLAELITPGGRHAPQYVVRNLRHHEHNPLLAYVVLSTTGPTMSPTLQLTFRTANARPRYPHTAQRDPAHPLTARDGELPLSAIPQRLWAGAVPDHLSEGRDAAAVNAMLLARIGTVRTWQHIAVALGLPFTFRSRPPARLTRLRRTNQWPQLLTALDDLATRLEADPPPIDYQQRRLVCADPDLLLRLIPRALTGPADQEPTRTLRQWAQLFWRVYTNGDLQLAPKPLRTGVKTRALTMGDTDIDTLQHIRWLIEHTLAVDDDGPLTWIPP from the coding sequence ATGCCGCCGACGCCGGCGAACGCACCGCGTAGCAGCGCCGGTGCGTCGAGGTCGGCGCAGCGCCGTCGTCTGTCCGCGATCCCCGGCGGGGACATCAGCCGGTTGCCGGTTGCGGTCCGTCCCCTTGAGGACGAGCCGGCCACGAGCTGGGCGGTCCGGCTCGCGCACCGCTACGGGTTGTCGGTGCGGGCGATGTTCGACTCGATGCAGGTGCCGGTCAGCTCCTGGACTCCGGCGAACTTCGCCGCGGCGCTGGCGCCGCACCATCAGCGGCTCCTTGACGCGCTCGGCATGCCCGACGGGCCGTTGCTGCGCCCGGCCCAGGAGGCGATCGCGGTCTCGGCGCTGGTCGAGGACTGGTTCGAAAGGTACCGCCCGCGCCAGACGCGCGAGCCGCTCGGGACGCGGTACTGCCCGCGCTGCCTCGCCGACCGGGGCGGCGGCTGGAAGCAGCTGTGGCAGCAGCCGTTGTCGATGATCTGCATCGAGCACGGCATCCCGCTCAACAGCCTGTGCCCCAAGTGCGCCTGGCAGCCCTGGACCAGCGGCGCGTGGTTGGCCAGCGACCGGCCCGCGTGGGAGTGCACGAGGCCGTTGCGCGGCGTCCAAGCTGGCCACCGGCGCAGGATCCCCCGGTGCGGGCAGGACCTGCGCGAGGCGGAGGTCGTCGAGCCCTCACGCGTGGACCGGTTGGTCCGAGTCCAAAGCCTTCTCTACGACATCGCGGTGATCGGCCACACCCGGCCGGCCGAGCGCCACCGGTTCCTCGGGCAAGAATTCACCTACCGGGACGCGTTCTTCGCGGTCCTGGAGTTGTTGGACGCCAGCAGCACCGATGGTGCCAAGCCGTTCTCGTTGAAGCCCGACCCCATCGAGCAGCTGCGGTTGGTCCTTCCACGGCTGACGCTCCTGCTCGAGGGTGATGTCTCGGTCGCGGCGCCCAAGCTCGCCGAGCTGATCACTCCCGGCGGGCGGCATGCCCCGCAGTACGTGGTCCGCAACCTGCGGCACCACGAGCACAACCCGCTGCTGGCGTACGTCGTGCTCTCGACCACAGGCCCCACGATGTCGCCCACCCTGCAGCTGACCTTCCGTACCGCGAACGCCCGTCCTCGGTACCCGCACACCGCGCAGCGCGACCCCGCGCACCCGCTGACCGCCCGTGACGGGGAGCTGCCGTTGTCCGCGATTCCGCAACGGCTGTGGGCCGGCGCGGTCCCGGATCACCTCAGCGAGGGTCGCGACGCGGCCGCGGTCAACGCGATGCTGCTGGCCCGGATCGGGACCGTGCGGACCTGGCAGCACATCGCCGTCGCTCTCGGACTGCCGTTCACGTTTCGCAGCCGACCTCCAGCACGTCTCACGCGGCTTCGACGCACCAACCAGTGGCCGCAGCTGCTCACGGCACTGGACGACCTCGCCACCCGGCTCGAAGCCGACCCGCCCCCGATCGACTACCAGCAGCGACGCCTGGTCTGCGCCGACCCTGACCTCCTGCTGCGACTGATACCGCGCGCCCTCACCGGACCGGCCGACCAGGAGCCGACGCGGACGCTGCGCCAATGGGCACAGCTGTTCTGGCGCGTGTACACCAACGGAGACCTGCAGCTAGCCCCGAAGCCGCTGCGCACAGGCGTGAAAACCCGAGCGCTGACGATGGGCGACACGGACATCGACACCCTCCAGCACATCCGCTGGCTGATCGAGCACACCCTCGCCGTCGACGACGACGGCCCCCTCACCTGGATCCCGCCTTGA
- a CDS encoding heat shock protein transcriptional repressor HspR has protein sequence MNRLTDDKTPVYVISVAAELAGMHAQTLRQYDRLGLVTPSRTGGGGRRYSASDVAMLRRVQEMSQDGVSLEGIQRVLELENQVAALRSRIAELTEQVSRLEQQSGARVFAASPDGQIVALRPGERPERRVGSSLVVWRPRVR, from the coding sequence ATGAACCGCCTCACTGATGACAAGACTCCGGTCTATGTCATCTCTGTCGCGGCCGAACTGGCGGGGATGCACGCGCAAACCCTGCGTCAGTACGACCGCCTCGGCCTGGTCACCCCCTCCCGCACGGGTGGGGGTGGCCGGCGTTATTCCGCGTCTGATGTTGCGATGTTGCGCCGCGTCCAAGAGATGTCCCAGGACGGCGTGAGCCTGGAGGGAATCCAGCGGGTGCTCGAGTTGGAGAATCAGGTCGCCGCTCTGCGGTCACGTATCGCCGAGCTGACCGAGCAGGTTAGCCGTCTGGAGCAACAGTCAGGTGCCAGGGTTTTCGCGGCCTCGCCCGATGGTCAGATCGTCGCGCTTCGACCTGGCGAACGTCCGGAGCGCCGGGTGGGAAGTTCATTGGTGGTGTGGCGCCCGCGCGTCAGATGA